One genomic segment of Pedobacter endophyticus includes these proteins:
- the trpS gene encoding tryptophan--tRNA ligase — MKETVVSGIRSTGKLHLGNYYGAVKNFVQMQNDYNCYFFIADLHSLTTHPTPADLHGNIKHVLVEYLASGIDPENSTIYIQSDVPEIAELYLYLNMNAYMGELERSTSFKDKVRANPDNVNAGLLTYPVLMAADILIHKATKVPVGKDQEQHLEMARTFGNRFNRLYNTEYFAEPYAFTYADKLVKVPGLDGKGKMGKSEGEGNAVYLSDDPETIRKKVMRAVSDAGPTEENQAKPEPIQNLFDLMKVVSSADTHQHFDDLYNKMQIRYGDFKKQLAEDMIIATAPMRERIQDIAKDDSYLRQVAKHGALKARESAQKTIKQVRSLIGFKSF, encoded by the coding sequence ATGAAAGAAACAGTGGTTAGCGGTATTCGCTCAACGGGAAAATTACATTTAGGGAACTATTACGGCGCAGTAAAAAACTTTGTGCAAATGCAAAACGATTATAATTGCTACTTTTTTATCGCCGATTTACACTCACTAACAACCCACCCTACCCCTGCCGATTTACATGGAAATATTAAGCATGTGCTGGTAGAATATTTAGCAAGCGGAATTGATCCTGAAAACAGCACCATTTATATTCAAAGCGATGTTCCGGAAATTGCCGAGCTCTATTTGTACCTGAATATGAATGCCTATATGGGCGAATTGGAGCGCAGTACTTCATTTAAAGATAAAGTGAGGGCAAACCCGGATAATGTAAATGCCGGATTGTTAACCTACCCGGTGCTAATGGCCGCCGATATTTTAATTCATAAGGCTACAAAGGTTCCGGTTGGGAAAGACCAGGAACAGCATTTGGAAATGGCCCGTACTTTTGGCAACCGTTTCAACCGATTGTATAACACCGAATATTTTGCTGAGCCTTACGCCTTTACTTATGCCGACAAACTGGTAAAAGTGCCGGGATTGGATGGAAAAGGCAAAATGGGCAAATCTGAAGGCGAAGGCAATGCGGTTTACTTGTCTGATGATCCCGAAACGATTCGTAAAAAGGTAATGAGAGCCGTTAGCGATGCTGGCCCGACCGAAGAAAACCAGGCCAAACCAGAGCCCATTCAAAATCTTTTCGACTTAATGAAAGTGGTTTCAAGCGCTGATACACACCAGCATTTCGACGACTTGTATAACAAAATGCAGATCCGTTATGGCGATTTTAAGAAACAACTGGCCGAAGATATGATTATTGCAACGGCGCCGATGCGCGAGCGCATTCAGGATATTGCCAAAGATGATTCTTACTTGAGGCAGGTGGCCAAGCATGGTGCCTTAAAGGCTCGCGAAAGCGCACAGAAAACCATTAAACAAGTACGCAGTTTAATAGGTTTCAAAAGTTTTTAA
- a CDS encoding ABC transporter ATP-binding protein, with product MEKPLITIKEIGRKYVIGSEVIHALKSVSLDINKGEFVALMGPSGSGKSTLMNILGCLDTPTTGTYILNGTNVSHMSDDALAEVRNQEIGFVFQTFNLLPRSTSLDNVALPLIYAGNSKKDRETRAAKALENVGLGNRMDHKPNELSGGQRQRVAVARALINDPSIILADEPTGNLDTKTSIEIMGLLEEIHSKGNTIILVTHEEDIAQHAHRIVRMRDGLIENDYVNTDVKSVSPRLQALKDSGSDWEKIS from the coding sequence ATGGAGAAACCCCTAATTACCATTAAAGAAATTGGCCGTAAATACGTAATCGGATCAGAAGTTATCCATGCTTTAAAATCGGTTTCTTTAGATATCAATAAAGGTGAGTTCGTTGCTTTAATGGGTCCTTCGGGATCAGGAAAATCGACGCTGATGAATATTTTGGGTTGTTTAGATACGCCCACAACCGGAACTTACATCCTAAACGGCACCAATGTGAGCCACATGAGCGATGATGCCTTGGCCGAGGTAAGAAATCAGGAAATTGGTTTCGTTTTCCAAACCTTTAATTTACTACCCCGCTCAACCTCGTTAGATAATGTAGCATTGCCCCTGATTTACGCTGGTAATAGTAAGAAAGACCGCGAAACCAGGGCAGCTAAAGCCTTAGAAAACGTTGGCCTGGGAAATAGAATGGACCATAAACCGAATGAACTTTCTGGTGGACAACGTCAGCGTGTTGCCGTAGCCCGTGCCTTAATCAACGATCCGTCGATTATACTTGCCGATGAGCCCACAGGTAACTTAGATACCAAAACTTCAATCGAAATTATGGGCTTGCTCGAAGAAATTCATAGCAAAGGAAACACCATCATTTTGGTTACCCACGAGGAAGATATTGCCCAACACGCCCACCGAATTGTGCGTATGCGGGATGGCTTAATTGAAAACGATTACGTGAACACCGATGTTAAGAGCGTTTCGCCGCGACTGCAGGCACTAAAAGACAGTGGCAGCGACTGGGAAAAAATTAGTTAG
- the gatC gene encoding Asp-tRNA(Asn)/Glu-tRNA(Gln) amidotransferase subunit GatC: MNLDEKTIYKIADLARIHIDEKEVDALIPEMNKILSFMEKLNELDTSNVKPLVYMNEATNVWREDVVKQEISTFDGLKNAAKHNDRFFMVPKIIEK; this comes from the coding sequence ATGAATTTAGACGAAAAAACGATATATAAAATAGCCGATTTGGCCCGCATCCATATCGACGAAAAAGAGGTTGATGCACTGATCCCTGAAATGAACAAGATTTTATCGTTCATGGAGAAACTGAACGAACTTGATACTTCAAATGTTAAGCCGCTGGTTTATATGAATGAAGCGACCAATGTTTGGCGTGAAGACGTGGTGAAACAGGAAATTTCGACTTTCGACGGTTTGAAGAACGCGGCAAAACATAACGATCGCTTTTTTATGGTTCCCAAAATTATCGAGAAATAA
- a CDS encoding HAD domain-containing protein, with the protein MLLLLDIDGVMVPANSWRRPEILEDGFVEFSPKAIEALNKILKEHVFEIVLTTSHKFKYTLADWREIFNKRGVNVNTVKRLNDNTNNLNKKNEIINWFNTKADLDNFIILDDDKSLNDLPALIKSRLVQTSASVGLTQDIADEVIALANPNLV; encoded by the coding sequence ATGCTTTTATTACTGGATATTGACGGAGTGATGGTGCCTGCTAACTCGTGGAGAAGACCTGAGATTTTAGAGGATGGCTTTGTTGAGTTTAGTCCGAAAGCAATTGAAGCCCTGAATAAAATTCTTAAAGAACACGTTTTTGAAATCGTTTTAACAACCTCGCATAAATTTAAATACACTTTGGCCGATTGGCGGGAGATTTTTAATAAGAGGGGTGTTAATGTAAATACGGTAAAAAGGCTAAACGATAATACCAACAACCTCAATAAAAAAAACGAAATCATTAATTGGTTCAACACCAAAGCAGATCTCGATAACTTTATTATTTTAGATGACGACAAATCGTTAAACGACTTACCCGCACTCATTAAAAGTCGGTTGGTACAAACAAGTGCCTCTGTTGGTTTAACGCAAGACATTGCCGATGAGGTAATAGCGCTTGCAAATCCCAACCTGGTTTAA
- a CDS encoding HmuY family protein: protein MKTFTKISSGLVLGLLIMSFASCKKDEVTEPEVKADLTVNKVADKTADKNKGETTVYYNLALNKQVKDTDAWDLSFKGTTISTSAGSSAQLVNGVFSAYTTAPTTGFATGAVAGWYKYTSTDAKPNHAILPIAGKIIIVKTTDGKYAKVEMISYYKGNPDTSTADFADYMTPGKRPASQYYTFNYVYQPDGSTNLK, encoded by the coding sequence ATGAAAACGTTTACAAAAATTTCTTCAGGATTAGTATTAGGTCTGTTAATTATGAGTTTTGCTTCATGTAAAAAAGATGAGGTTACTGAACCGGAGGTTAAGGCAGATTTAACGGTTAATAAAGTGGCCGACAAAACTGCCGATAAGAATAAAGGCGAAACCACAGTTTATTATAATTTGGCTTTAAATAAGCAAGTAAAAGATACAGACGCCTGGGATTTAAGCTTTAAGGGTACAACTATTTCAACGAGCGCCGGTAGCTCCGCTCAACTCGTAAATGGTGTTTTTAGCGCTTATACCACGGCTCCTACAACCGGCTTTGCAACTGGCGCTGTTGCTGGTTGGTACAAATATACTAGCACGGATGCAAAACCCAATCACGCCATTTTACCAATAGCAGGCAAAATTATCATAGTTAAAACTACAGATGGAAAATATGCAAAAGTAGAAATGATAAGCTATTATAAGGGGAATCCAGATACAAGTACTGCGGATTTTGCTGATTATATGACTCCTGGAAAAAGACCAGCATCTCAGTACTACACCTTCAATTATGTTTACCAACCTGATGGTTCAACCAATTTGAAATAA
- a CDS encoding DUF2795 domain-containing protein: MYWTLELASHLEDAPWPATKDELIDYGIRSGAPVEVIENLQALEDDGEPYETIEEIWPDYPTKEDFFFNEDEY, translated from the coding sequence ATGTATTGGACATTAGAATTGGCATCGCACCTGGAAGACGCTCCATGGCCTGCAACTAAAGACGAATTAATTGATTACGGTATTCGTTCTGGTGCCCCTGTTGAAGTTATCGAAAACCTACAGGCATTAGAAGATGATGGCGAACCTTACGAAACCATCGAAGAGATATGGCCTGATTATCCTACTAAAGAAGACTTCTTTTTTAACGAGGATGAATACTAG
- a CDS encoding lysophospholipid acyltransferase family protein, translated as MVHFLRQAHRVWFLFLIFLLFALFYPFYYLFSRNEKYYGLLNFCRKANSFLSSFFSGVYFSFTFEERLSDDQTYIYCANHSSNLDIMIFCIMCSGKYHFMGKEELRNNPVLGIFFKTIDLAVNRESKMSAFRAFKKAGENLEKGMSLIIFPEGKIDDHYPPKLCEFKNGPFRLAIEKNIQLVPVSITNVWKINWDDGAKYGSKPGICDIYVHKPINTAVLAIEDSDVLKEKVFQLIDSKLV; from the coding sequence ATGGTTCATTTTCTACGACAAGCGCACAGAGTTTGGTTTCTGTTTTTGATATTCCTTCTTTTTGCCCTTTTTTATCCTTTTTATTACCTGTTTTCTCGTAACGAGAAGTATTACGGGTTACTCAACTTTTGCAGAAAAGCAAACAGCTTTCTCAGCAGCTTTTTTTCGGGCGTTTATTTTTCGTTTACCTTTGAAGAAAGGCTTAGCGATGACCAAACGTACATTTATTGCGCAAACCACAGCTCCAATCTCGATATCATGATCTTCTGCATTATGTGCAGTGGAAAGTATCATTTTATGGGAAAAGAGGAGTTGCGCAATAATCCGGTTTTAGGGATATTTTTTAAAACGATCGACCTTGCGGTAAACCGCGAGAGCAAGATGTCGGCATTTCGGGCGTTTAAAAAGGCCGGCGAAAATTTGGAAAAGGGCATGAGCCTGATCATCTTCCCGGAAGGAAAAATTGACGATCATTATCCGCCAAAGTTGTGCGAATTTAAGAATGGTCCTTTCCGTTTGGCCATCGAAAAGAATATTCAGTTGGTGCCGGTAAGTATAACAAATGTGTGGAAAATAAACTGGGACGACGGCGCAAAGTATGGAAGTAAGCCGGGAATTTGCGATATTTACGTCCACAAGCCAATCAATACGGCAGTTTTAGCCATCGAAGATTCGGATGTATTGAAAGAAAAGGTTTTCCAATTGATTGATAGTAAGCTGGTATAG
- a CDS encoding deoxynucleoside kinase has product MHIAIVGNIGAGKTTLTGLLAKNYGWEALYEAVDNNPYLEDFYSDMKRWSFNLQIYFLNSRFQQITDIEVNKRNVIQDRTIYEDAHIFAENLHDMALMTTRDHDNYRAIFDNITSFIKPPDLLVYLRASVPTLVNNIQRRGREYEAGIRIDYLSKLNEKYEAWIKGYKLGKLLILDKDKLDFTNNPEDLGTVIQAIEAEINGLF; this is encoded by the coding sequence ATGCACATAGCAATCGTAGGAAATATTGGCGCTGGTAAAACCACTTTAACTGGCTTATTGGCAAAAAATTATGGATGGGAAGCTTTATACGAAGCTGTAGACAACAACCCCTATCTGGAAGATTTTTATAGCGACATGAAACGCTGGAGCTTTAACCTTCAAATCTACTTTTTAAACAGCCGCTTCCAACAAATCACTGATATTGAAGTAAATAAACGCAATGTTATTCAGGATAGGACGATTTACGAGGACGCGCACATTTTTGCAGAAAACCTGCACGATATGGCTTTGATGACCACTCGAGATCATGATAATTACCGGGCTATTTTCGATAACATCACCTCGTTTATCAAACCTCCTGATTTACTAGTTTACCTTCGTGCTTCTGTGCCTACATTGGTAAACAATATTCAACGTCGCGGCCGTGAGTATGAAGCAGGCATCAGAATCGATTATTTATCTAAACTGAATGAAAAATACGAAGCCTGGATAAAGGGTTACAAACTGGGCAAATTATTGATTTTAGATAAAGACAAGCTCGATTTCACAAATAATCCGGAAGATTTGGGAACGGTTATTCAAGCAATCGAAGCTGAAATAAACGGATTGTTTTAA
- a CDS encoding cob(I)yrinic acid a,c-diamide adenosyltransferase, whose product MKIYTKTGDKGQTSLIGGTRVPKFHLRIETYGTVDELNSHIGLIRCQPIDPSYQSVLKEIQDRLFTIGSSLAADPERSKMKIPDLNDEDITFLENEMDAMNAQLPELKHFVLPGGNTIVSYCHIARCVCRRAERLTVELAENSFVDERVTVYLNRLSDYLFVLARKLNKDFGAAENIWIPRI is encoded by the coding sequence ATGAAGATTTACACCAAGACCGGAGATAAAGGTCAAACCTCGTTAATTGGCGGTACGCGGGTGCCAAAGTTTCATTTGCGCATTGAAACCTACGGAACGGTAGATGAGCTGAACTCGCATATTGGTTTAATTAGGTGCCAGCCGATCGATCCCAGCTATCAATCTGTTTTAAAGGAAATTCAAGATCGGTTATTTACCATTGGTTCATCGCTTGCCGCGGATCCCGAGCGTTCAAAAATGAAAATCCCTGATTTGAACGACGAAGACATTACTTTTCTCGAAAATGAGATGGACGCAATGAATGCGCAGCTGCCCGAGTTGAAGCACTTTGTTTTGCCCGGCGGAAATACCATTGTTTCTTACTGCCATATTGCTAGGTGTGTATGCCGGCGTGCCGAGCGCTTAACTGTCGAACTTGCAGAAAATAGCTTTGTAGATGAGCGTGTAACAGTTTATTTGAACCGTTTGAGCGATTATTTATTCGTTTTGGCACGAAAACTGAATAAGGATTTCGGCGCAGCAGAGAACATTTGGATTCCCCGAATTTAA
- a CDS encoding outer membrane beta-barrel protein: MLKQFLTVVFLFIFFLPGLAQKASIKGVVIDTVEKRKLQNSSILLIRSKDSVLVKDVRAGANGTFQLANLQKGTYTLLVTFPKMADYIRDIQLSDTSKFNLGDIAMDSRATLLNEVVIKAQKQAISMKGDTITYQADSFAVKPHANVQDLLRRLPGIEVDRDGAIKAGGKDVNTLLVDGEEFFGDDPLLASKYLKANAVKEVQVYDKKTKEEELTGIKSGDSKEKVMNIKLKDNAKNGYLSTIDANSDLKHFRNIGGMAGIYKGKLKAAAFGFNSNTNQNSKASAAMSKLKGNDYDVIQVGDDGSTVMISYGGRDDDSFSPSNGLPDVTNYGAHFSDKWNENKVGLKLNFSGNSKDITDRTTSNSQSLLPDGTNFFSASNANSNVKSQRQSLKGSVDLNLDSLSTLKISFAGSKNRSHNDFASNNETKNGTDQFVNNSKQLNRNEDDDQLFNGNINYTKKFLKRGRTLSVDLQPETKRGNSFGNSLSVTNYYDANGVNNRTVNQDFLNDNSGSETSLASKISYTEPLSKQFTLQTAYSFKTVTSNSSKLVFDKSMNNKRIDSLSNNFDFNNFSNIGKAVLQFRAKKFTLSGGTEAIQTTFEFNDLDRNNKFNRNYINWAPQSTFTYKLGRNTNAYINYYGNTRQPSLDQLQPLRQINNPLYEIKGNPNLKPSFNNNVNFNLNTYQQKSQMFASFYGGYNFTKNAIVSSRIVDDVNKTTSSYINLDGTNSYYGGASINKTFSKLHFSTGFNGSYNKSTSVSILNSQLNKQERSSLRLSPRFSYYGDKVRIQYTPTFMFSNSSSSIGSINDGKNFNHDHEISGNIQLPYNFEFDTSISLSYQPANSSFSRPVNIALWNAYLSKKMLKAQELELKISISDILAEKIGYNRYVGGNTISESTNSFIPRYVLIGLTYNLTGNFTQQDKK, from the coding sequence ATGCTTAAGCAATTCCTCACTGTTGTTTTCTTGTTTATTTTTTTTCTTCCCGGTCTGGCTCAAAAAGCAAGTATTAAAGGTGTGGTAATTGATACGGTTGAGAAAAGGAAGCTACAGAACAGCTCCATATTACTCATCAGGAGTAAAGATTCGGTTTTAGTTAAAGATGTTCGGGCCGGTGCCAATGGTACGTTTCAGCTCGCCAACTTACAAAAAGGTACCTACACCTTGTTAGTTACCTTCCCTAAAATGGCCGATTATATAAGAGATATCCAGCTATCAGACACCTCAAAATTTAACCTGGGCGATATTGCAATGGATAGTAGGGCAACGCTTTTAAATGAAGTAGTAATTAAGGCGCAAAAGCAGGCGATTAGCATGAAGGGCGATACAATAACCTATCAGGCAGACAGCTTTGCCGTAAAACCGCACGCCAATGTTCAGGATTTGCTGAGGCGCCTGCCCGGAATTGAAGTTGATAGAGATGGTGCAATTAAAGCCGGCGGAAAAGACGTGAATACACTTTTGGTTGATGGTGAAGAATTTTTTGGTGATGATCCCCTCCTGGCCTCTAAATATTTAAAAGCCAACGCTGTTAAAGAAGTGCAGGTTTACGATAAAAAAACTAAAGAAGAAGAATTAACGGGCATAAAAAGCGGAGACTCAAAGGAAAAGGTGATGAACATCAAACTGAAGGATAACGCCAAGAATGGCTACCTGAGCACCATCGACGCAAACAGTGACCTCAAACATTTCAGAAATATTGGTGGAATGGCGGGCATTTATAAAGGGAAGCTCAAGGCAGCGGCATTTGGGTTTAATTCGAATACAAACCAAAACTCGAAAGCAAGTGCGGCAATGAGCAAGCTGAAAGGCAATGACTATGATGTTATTCAGGTAGGCGATGACGGCAGTACGGTGATGATCAGTTATGGCGGAAGAGATGACGATAGTTTTTCTCCTAGCAATGGCTTGCCTGATGTAACGAATTATGGCGCACATTTTTCTGACAAATGGAACGAAAACAAAGTCGGCCTAAAACTGAATTTTAGTGGCAACAGCAAGGATATTACAGATAGAACGACATCCAACAGCCAGTCTTTATTACCTGACGGAACCAATTTTTTCAGCGCCAGCAATGCCAACAGTAACGTTAAAAGCCAAAGACAAAGCCTTAAAGGAAGTGTCGATTTAAACCTGGATTCCTTATCTACTTTGAAAATATCGTTCGCCGGAAGTAAAAACAGAAGCCATAACGACTTTGCGAGCAATAACGAAACCAAAAACGGGACAGACCAGTTTGTAAACAACAGTAAGCAGCTAAATCGTAACGAAGATGATGATCAACTGTTCAACGGCAATATAAACTACACAAAGAAATTTCTAAAACGAGGTAGAACGCTGTCTGTCGATTTGCAACCGGAGACAAAAAGAGGTAACAGCTTCGGAAACAGCTTAAGTGTTACCAATTACTACGATGCAAACGGCGTAAACAACAGAACTGTAAATCAGGACTTTTTGAACGACAATTCGGGCAGCGAGACTTCGTTAGCTAGTAAAATATCGTACACTGAGCCCTTAAGCAAGCAGTTTACTTTGCAAACCGCTTACAGCTTTAAAACCGTAACTTCAAACAGCAGCAAGTTGGTTTTTGATAAATCGATGAACAACAAACGAATCGATTCGTTAAGTAATAACTTCGATTTCAATAATTTTTCGAACATTGGCAAAGCGGTCTTACAGTTCAGGGCAAAAAAGTTTACCCTCTCTGGCGGTACAGAAGCCATACAAACCACTTTCGAGTTTAACGATTTAGACAGAAACAATAAGTTTAACCGCAATTACATCAATTGGGCTCCCCAAAGCACCTTTACCTATAAGCTTGGCAGAAACACAAACGCCTACATAAATTATTACGGCAATACCCGCCAACCAAGCTTAGATCAGCTGCAGCCCCTCAGGCAAATTAATAACCCACTTTACGAAATTAAGGGCAATCCGAATTTGAAGCCCTCATTTAATAACAACGTCAACTTCAACCTGAATACCTACCAGCAAAAATCGCAAATGTTTGCCTCATTTTATGGTGGTTACAACTTCACAAAAAATGCAATCGTGAGCTCGAGGATAGTAGACGATGTGAATAAAACCACCAGCAGTTATATCAATCTGGATGGCACAAACAGCTATTATGGCGGTGCAAGCATTAATAAAACCTTCAGTAAATTACACTTTAGCACCGGTTTTAATGGCAGTTACAACAAATCGACGTCAGTTTCTATTTTGAACAGCCAACTCAATAAACAGGAAAGAAGCAGCTTGCGCCTGAGCCCTCGTTTTAGCTATTATGGAGATAAGGTTCGGATACAATATACTCCAACGTTTATGTTTTCAAACAGCAGCTCATCGATCGGATCTATAAATGACGGAAAAAACTTTAATCACGATCACGAAATTTCGGGCAATATACAGCTCCCATACAATTTCGAGTTCGATACCTCGATTTCATTATCATACCAGCCGGCAAACTCATCTTTTAGCAGGCCCGTAAATATTGCACTGTGGAATGCCTATCTATCAAAAAAGATGCTCAAAGCACAAGAATTGGAGCTCAAAATATCGATTTCGGATATTCTGGCCGAAAAAATTGGCTATAACCGCTATGTGGGTGGAAACACCATTAGTGAAAGCACAAATAGCTTTATTCCACGTTATGTTTTAATTGGGCTTACTTATAACTTAACGGGCAATTTCACTCAACAAGACAAAAAATAA
- a CDS encoding GLPGLI family protein: MKQLTLLILLSLTVTMAEAQTVFIKSAKITFEKKINQKQRLAANTWIPDDAKDKMNKYLISNWEYVFNDSTSIYKAKPKETLSDNSFFFSNDNTNELYTNFGKKNRILRKTIRGEDFILNDTIPQLHWKIMHDVRTIAGYECRKAIAVINDTVTVVAFYTDEMLLKGGPEGFTGLPGMILGLAIPRYNTTWFATKIEAKNVPVLTISPPEKGRKTTSEKDFQKMVDLYTRYDDKKNPSKIEDIKKQIYNLLL, translated from the coding sequence ATGAAACAACTAACATTGCTTATTTTACTGAGTTTAACAGTTACGATGGCCGAGGCGCAAACGGTCTTTATAAAAAGCGCCAAAATCACTTTTGAAAAAAAGATAAACCAAAAACAGCGGCTGGCCGCAAATACCTGGATTCCTGATGACGCTAAAGATAAGATGAACAAATATTTGATCTCTAATTGGGAGTACGTTTTTAACGATAGCACCTCTATTTACAAAGCCAAGCCTAAAGAAACGCTAAGTGACAACAGCTTCTTTTTTTCGAACGATAATACCAATGAACTTTATACCAACTTTGGTAAGAAGAACCGAATATTGCGAAAAACCATTAGAGGGGAAGATTTTATTTTGAATGATACGATACCACAGCTCCATTGGAAAATTATGCACGATGTACGCACTATTGCAGGTTACGAATGCCGCAAGGCAATAGCCGTAATTAATGATACCGTTACCGTTGTAGCGTTTTACACCGACGAAATGCTATTGAAAGGCGGCCCGGAGGGATTTACCGGTTTACCCGGAATGATATTGGGGCTCGCTATCCCAAGATATAATACCACTTGGTTTGCCACCAAAATAGAGGCCAAAAATGTTCCGGTATTAACCATTTCGCCCCCGGAGAAAGGCAGAAAAACAACCAGCGAGAAAGATTTTCAAAAAATGGTAGATCTTTACACCCGCTACGATGATAAAAAGAACCCTTCAAAGATAGAAGACATCAAAAAACAGATCTATAATCTTCTGCTTTAA
- a CDS encoding CTP synthase has product MTKYIFVTGGVTSSLGKGIISASLAKLLQARGYRVTIQKFDPYINIDPGTLNPYEHGECFVTEDGAETDLDLGHYERFLNVPTSQANNITTGRIYQNVISKERKGEYLGKTVQVVPHITDEIKRNMRILGESGDYDIVITELGGTVGDIESLPFIEAVRQFKWEEGSSNAIVIHLTLVPYLAAAGELKTKPTQHSVKALLEYGIQPDILVCRTEHHLGPDLRKKIALFCNVNINAVVESMDASTIYDVPLLMLKEQLDKTVLSKLKLPTKSDPDMESWKDFLGRLKNPTAEVKIGLVGKYVELPDAYKSIIESFVHAGSKNECKVRVEYIHSEGIFPDNVKEKLGHLQGILVAPGFGSRGIEGKIDTIKYVRENNVPFFGICLGMQCAVIEFGRNVLGLTGAHTTEIDPEAANPVINMMEEQKNIVNMGGTMRLGSYPCDIKKGTKAFAIYGKQHINERHRHRYEFNNDYLKQYEEAGMIASGINPQTNLVEIVELKNHPFFVGGQFHPELKSTVANPHPLFVKFVAAAMEFAKKKTN; this is encoded by the coding sequence ATGACTAAGTATATTTTTGTTACGGGCGGTGTTACTTCCTCTTTGGGTAAGGGCATCATTTCCGCATCTTTAGCTAAACTTTTGCAGGCACGAGGCTATCGTGTAACCATTCAAAAATTCGATCCTTACATTAATATCGATCCCGGAACTTTAAATCCGTACGAGCATGGCGAATGCTTTGTTACTGAAGATGGTGCAGAAACCGATTTAGATCTTGGTCATTATGAGCGTTTCCTAAACGTTCCAACATCGCAGGCAAACAACATCACTACCGGTCGTATTTATCAAAACGTGATTAGCAAAGAGCGTAAGGGCGAGTATTTGGGCAAAACTGTACAAGTTGTTCCACATATTACCGACGAGATTAAACGCAATATGCGCATATTAGGCGAAAGCGGCGATTACGACATTGTAATTACGGAGCTTGGCGGTACCGTTGGCGATATCGAATCGTTGCCGTTTATCGAAGCGGTTCGTCAGTTTAAATGGGAAGAAGGCAGCTCTAATGCCATTGTAATTCACTTAACATTGGTGCCTTATCTGGCCGCTGCCGGCGAATTAAAAACGAAACCGACACAACACTCAGTTAAAGCTTTATTGGAATACGGAATTCAACCCGATATTTTGGTTTGTAGAACCGAGCACCACCTTGGGCCCGATTTGAGAAAAAAAATAGCACTATTTTGTAACGTTAACATCAATGCGGTTGTCGAATCGATGGATGCATCCACAATTTACGATGTGCCTTTGTTGATGTTGAAAGAACAGTTAGATAAAACGGTGTTATCGAAATTAAAGTTGCCAACCAAAAGCGATCCGGATATGGAAAGCTGGAAGGATTTTCTTGGTCGCTTAAAAAACCCGACTGCTGAGGTTAAAATCGGGTTGGTGGGTAAATATGTAGAATTGCCCGACGCCTATAAATCGATTATCGAATCGTTTGTACACGCCGGATCGAAAAATGAATGCAAGGTAAGGGTTGAATACATCCACTCGGAAGGGATTTTTCCTGACAACGTAAAAGAAAAACTTGGTCATTTACAAGGCATTTTGGTTGCTCCGGGCTTCGGTAGCCGCGGTATTGAGGGAAAAATCGATACCATTAAATATGTACGCGAAAACAATGTCCCTTTCTTCGGTATTTGCCTCGGCATGCAGTGTGCGGTTATTGAGTTTGGACGTAACGTTTTGGGCTTAACAGGTGCGCATACCACCGAAATTGATCCCGAAGCCGCAAATCCTGTGATCAACATGATGGAGGAGCAGAAGAACATCGTAAACATGGGCGGAACAATGCGTTTAGGCTCCTATCCTTGCGATATCAAAAAAGGCACAAAGGCGTTTGCTATATACGGCAAGCAGCACATTAATGAGCGCCACCGCCATCGTTACGAGTTTAATAACGACTATTTAAAGCAATACGAGGAAGCAGGAATGATTGCTTCAGGCATCAATCCACAAACAAATCTGGTAGAAATTGTTGAGCTTAAAAACCATCCCTTTTTTGTTGGTGGCCAGTTTCACCCAGAATTAAAATCAACAGTAGCTAATCCTCACCCACTTTTTGTTAAATTTGTCGCCGCTGCGATGGAGTTTGCGAAAAAGAAAACGAATTAA
- a CDS encoding lmo0937 family membrane protein, which translates to MGNLLYLVAVVLVILWVIGFVFHGFGDVGGIIHVLLVIAVIAILLKVIGRAA; encoded by the coding sequence ATGGGAAATTTATTGTATTTAGTCGCAGTAGTATTGGTAATATTATGGGTGATCGGATTTGTGTTCCACGGCTTCGGCGATGTGGGCGGTATAATCCATGTTTTATTGGTTATTGCAGTTATCGCAATCTTGCTTAAAGTAATTGGCAGAGCGGCGTAA